One Rhodoferax ferrireducens T118 DNA segment encodes these proteins:
- the glcF gene encoding glycolate oxidase subunit GlcF gives MQTQLAPEYQATADGLAAEAILRKCVHCGFCTATCPTYQLLGDELDGPRGRIYLMKQVLEGATPTRKTQLHLDRCLTCRSCESTCPSGVQYGHLLDIGRKLVDAKVPRPAGERALRWVLKEGLPSPLFAPAMALGQMVRPLLPAALQAKVPAKQSAGAWPTRGHARQVLLLAGCVQPAMAPNINHATARVFDAAGVQCVIAPKAGCCGAVKFHLNDQDGGMMEMRANIDAWWPYLQGHNGHAGVEAILMNASGCGVTVKEYGHILRDDPVYAEKAARISALTQDVSEWLPELSEKLRSRVSPQVSKQAGAMVFHPPCSLQHGQQLRGGVERYLGELGFNIKVTGFEAHLCCGSAGTYSVLNPDLSHQLLARKLGHLNTTFGAAPPDVIVSANIGCITHLQSGTDTPVRHWIEVLDEALQESP, from the coding sequence ATGCAAACTCAACTCGCCCCTGAATACCAGGCCACGGCCGACGGTCTGGCTGCCGAAGCCATCCTGCGCAAGTGCGTGCACTGCGGTTTTTGCACCGCCACCTGCCCGACCTACCAGTTGCTCGGTGACGAGCTGGACGGCCCGCGTGGGCGCATCTACCTGATGAAACAGGTGCTTGAAGGCGCCACGCCGACGCGCAAGACGCAACTTCATCTGGACCGTTGCCTGACCTGCCGTTCGTGCGAAAGCACCTGCCCCAGCGGCGTGCAGTACGGCCATCTGCTCGACATCGGGCGCAAGCTGGTCGATGCCAAAGTGCCCCGCCCGGCCGGTGAGCGTGCCCTGCGCTGGGTGCTCAAAGAGGGCCTGCCGTCACCGCTGTTCGCCCCCGCCATGGCACTGGGCCAGATGGTGCGGCCCTTGCTGCCTGCCGCCCTGCAGGCCAAGGTGCCGGCCAAGCAAAGCGCGGGTGCTTGGCCCACGCGCGGCCACGCGCGCCAGGTGCTGCTGCTGGCGGGCTGTGTGCAACCGGCCATGGCGCCCAACATCAACCACGCCACGGCGCGGGTGTTTGACGCGGCCGGTGTCCAGTGCGTGATCGCGCCGAAAGCCGGTTGCTGTGGTGCGGTGAAATTTCACCTGAACGACCAGGATGGCGGCATGATGGAAATGCGCGCCAACATCGATGCCTGGTGGCCCTATCTGCAAGGCCACAACGGCCACGCCGGGGTCGAAGCCATCCTCATGAACGCCTCGGGCTGTGGCGTCACGGTCAAGGAATACGGCCACATCCTGCGGGATGATCCGGTCTATGCGGAAAAGGCCGCCCGCATCAGCGCCCTGACGCAGGACGTGAGCGAATGGCTGCCCGAGCTGAGTGAAAAATTGCGCAGCCGGGTCTCGCCGCAGGTGTCAAAACAGGCCGGCGCCATGGTCTTTCACCCGCCGTGCAGCCTGCAACACGGCCAGCAATTGCGCGGCGGCGTCGAGCGTTACCTGGGCGAGTTGGGTTTCAACATCAAAGTGACCGGTTTCGAGGCGCACCTGTGCTGCGGCTCGGCCGGCACTTATTCCGTGCTGAATCCGGATTTGTCCCATCAACTGCTGGCGCGCAAGCTCGGCCACCTGAACACCACCTTTGGCGCGGCGCCCCCCGATGTCATCGTCTCGGCCAACATTGGCTGCATCACGCACCTGCAAAGCGGCACCGACACCCCGGTGCGCCACTGGATCGAAGTGCTGGACGAGGCGCTGCAAGAATCACCATAA
- the glcE gene encoding glycolate oxidase subunit GlcE, with protein MDPLHQITERIRAAAAHRTPLRIRAGGSKDFYGQSLQGEVLDLTGLSGIISYEPSELVVTVRAGTPLSELEAVLAEKGQCLAFEPPHFALPGVGPSGATVGGMVAAGLSGPARASVGGVRDYVLGVKLLNGRAELLTFGGQVIKNVAGYDVSRLMVGALGTLGVLTEMSLKVLPLAPFEATLMAAGIAQQAALDLLQRWGGQPLPLNASCWVRDDSVSPARDTLFVRLRGASAAVAAACPRLLADLQAAGGDCARLDNAQAGPDWAACRDQTLPFFQPPAPDLGLWRLSLPPTAPALALPYAPLIEWHGGLRWLWAPLTAQAQLRQAATDAGGNAMLFRAPDADKTGATARFHPLTPVLAQIHQRLKAEFDPAGIFNRGRMYPDANSTRP; from the coding sequence ATGGACCCACTGCATCAGATCACCGAGCGTATTCGCGCCGCCGCTGCCCACCGCACCCCGTTGCGTATTCGTGCCGGCGGCAGCAAAGACTTCTATGGCCAGTCGCTGCAAGGCGAGGTGCTCGACCTCACCGGCTTGAGCGGCATCATCAGCTACGAGCCCAGCGAGCTGGTAGTCACGGTGCGCGCGGGCACGCCTTTGAGCGAGCTGGAAGCCGTGCTGGCTGAAAAAGGCCAGTGCCTGGCCTTCGAGCCGCCCCACTTTGCGCTGCCAGGCGTCGGTCCAAGCGGTGCCACCGTCGGCGGCATGGTGGCCGCTGGCCTGAGCGGCCCGGCCCGTGCCAGCGTCGGTGGCGTGCGCGACTATGTGCTGGGCGTCAAGCTGCTCAACGGCCGCGCCGAGTTGCTCACGTTTGGCGGCCAGGTGATCAAAAACGTGGCGGGCTATGATGTCTCGCGCCTGATGGTGGGCGCCCTGGGCACGCTCGGCGTGCTGACCGAGATGTCGCTCAAAGTGCTGCCGCTGGCCCCCTTTGAGGCCACTTTGATGGCGGCTGGCATCGCGCAGCAAGCCGCCCTTGACTTGCTGCAGCGCTGGGGCGGCCAGCCGCTGCCCTTGAACGCCAGTTGCTGGGTGCGTGACGACAGCGTCAGCCCGGCGCGTGACACCTTGTTTGTGCGCTTGCGTGGCGCCAGTGCGGCGGTCGCAGCGGCCTGCCCGCGCCTGCTGGCCGACCTGCAAGCCGCAGGCGGTGATTGCGCGCGCCTGGACAACGCGCAAGCCGGCCCCGACTGGGCCGCCTGCCGCGACCAAACCCTGCCGTTCTTCCAGCCGCCCGCGCCCGACCTGGGCTTGTGGCGCCTGTCCTTGCCGCCCACTGCGCCCGCGCTGGCCTTGCCCTACGCGCCCCTGATCGAGTGGCACGGCGGCCTGCGCTGGCTCTGGGCGCCGCTGACGGCACAAGCGCAACTGCGTCAGGCGGCGACCGATGCGGGCGGGAATGCTATGCTTTTTAGAGCGCCTGACGCAGATAAAACGGGGGCTACAGCTCGTTTTCATCCATTAACGCCGGTGCTGGCTCAGATTCACCAGCGCCTCAAGGCCGAGTTTGACCCGGCCGGTATCTTCAACCGTGGCCGGATGTACCCCGATGCAAACTCAACTCGCCCCTGA
- a CDS encoding 3-deoxy-7-phosphoheptulonate synthase, with amino-acid sequence MTFPSAFENLNVLSQHTLLSPAQLHDDVPASVRATQTVTTARQAVASILSGRDPRLLVVVGPCSIHDIAAAKDYAQRLKALADELADQLFIVMRVYFEKPRTTVGWKGLINDPHMDDSFDIEEGLHIARRLLVELNDMGLPCGTEALDPITPQYLGDLIAWSAIGARTTESQTHREMASGLSSPVGFKNGTDGDLDVALNGMLSAAQPHAFLGINGDGQVALTQTRGNAFGHLILRGGAVPNYDSVAVAQAEAALRAAKLPVNIVVDCSHANSRKNHALQTLVLKDVVGQILDGNRSIKGVMLESNLFEGNQKLARPQDLRYGVSITDACLGWDSTAASLREAAERLRTMPR; translated from the coding sequence ATGACTTTCCCCTCGGCCTTTGAAAACCTGAACGTGCTGTCCCAGCACACCTTGCTCTCGCCGGCCCAGTTGCACGACGATGTGCCCGCCAGCGTGCGCGCCACCCAGACGGTCACCACGGCACGCCAGGCGGTGGCCAGTATTCTGAGCGGACGCGACCCGCGTTTGCTGGTGGTGGTGGGGCCCTGCTCGATCCACGACATTGCCGCGGCAAAGGATTACGCGCAGCGCCTCAAAGCGCTGGCCGATGAGCTGGCCGACCAACTGTTCATCGTGATGCGCGTGTACTTTGAAAAACCGCGCACCACGGTCGGCTGGAAGGGCTTGATCAACGACCCGCACATGGACGACTCGTTTGACATCGAAGAAGGCCTGCACATCGCGCGGCGCCTGCTGGTGGAGCTCAATGACATGGGCCTGCCCTGCGGCACCGAGGCGCTGGACCCGATCACGCCGCAGTACCTGGGCGACCTGATCGCCTGGAGCGCAATCGGCGCGCGCACCACCGAGAGCCAGACGCACCGTGAAATGGCCAGCGGCCTGTCGAGCCCGGTCGGCTTCAAGAACGGCACCGACGGTGACCTGGACGTTGCCTTGAACGGTATGTTGTCGGCAGCGCAGCCGCATGCGTTTCTGGGTATCAATGGTGACGGTCAGGTGGCGCTGACGCAGACGCGCGGCAATGCGTTTGGCCATTTGATCCTGCGCGGCGGTGCCGTGCCCAACTACGACTCGGTGGCGGTGGCGCAAGCCGAGGCCGCGCTTAGGGCGGCCAAGTTGCCGGTCAACATCGTGGTCGATTGCAGCCATGCCAACTCGCGCAAAAACCATGCGCTGCAAACGCTGGTGCTCAAAGACGTGGTCGGGCAAATCCTGGACGGCAACCGTTCGATCAAGGGCGTGATGCTCGAATCCAACCTGTTCGAAGGTAACCAAAAGCTGGCGCGCCCGCAAGACTTGCGCTACGGCGTCTCCATCACCGACGCCTGCCTGGGCTGGGACAGCACCGCCGCCAGCCTGCGCGAGGCCGCGGAACGCCTGCGCACGATGCCGCGTTGA
- a CDS encoding SMP-30/gluconolactonase/LRE family protein: MSWQTVTPQPCLLGESPFWHPHEQRLYWVDIAGRKILRTQPGLSPVEAWAMPSEPGCIAPAAGGGLVIALRHGVFRAREWGGPLQHIATLDYDPQHLRANDGKCDALGRFWIGTLDETRVARNAALYCLDCRAGIPPQIERQLDQTVLPATTANGLAWSPDDRTLYWADTPSHAIQAWDYDLARNCLTGQRTFAQFAPKPPGWQSDGAANNGGYQGRPDGAAVDVLGNYWVAMYEGRRVCQLAPDGSLLAEFAVPAQCPTMPCFGGEDLQTLFVTSARHGRGAAELTRFPESGCVFAMRVSVPGLPVNFFVD, encoded by the coding sequence ATGAGCTGGCAAACCGTCACCCCGCAACCCTGCCTCCTGGGCGAATCGCCGTTTTGGCACCCGCACGAACAACGGCTGTATTGGGTCGATATTGCGGGCCGGAAAATCCTGCGCACCCAGCCCGGCCTGAGCCCGGTTGAGGCCTGGGCCATGCCCAGTGAGCCCGGCTGCATCGCGCCCGCGGCCGGTGGCGGCCTGGTGATTGCGCTGCGCCATGGCGTGTTTCGAGCCCGCGAGTGGGGTGGGCCGCTGCAACACATCGCCACGCTCGACTACGACCCGCAGCACCTGCGCGCCAATGACGGCAAGTGTGACGCGCTGGGGCGCTTCTGGATTGGCACGCTGGACGAGACCCGGGTGGCGCGTAATGCCGCGCTCTATTGCCTGGACTGCCGCGCCGGCATCCCGCCGCAGATTGAGCGCCAGCTCGATCAAACCGTGCTGCCCGCCACCACCGCCAACGGCCTGGCCTGGAGTCCGGATGACCGCACCCTGTACTGGGCCGACACCCCCAGCCATGCCATCCAGGCCTGGGATTACGACCTGGCGCGCAACTGCCTGACCGGGCAGCGCACCTTTGCCCAGTTCGCGCCCAAGCCGCCGGGCTGGCAGTCTGACGGCGCGGCGAACAACGGTGGCTACCAGGGCCGCCCGGATGGCGCTGCCGTTGACGTGCTTGGCAATTACTGGGTGGCCATGTACGAGGGCCGCCGCGTCTGCCAACTGGCACCCGACGGCAGCTTGCTGGCCGAGTTCGCCGTGCCCGCGCAATGCCCGACCATGCCCTGCTTTGGTGGCGAGGACCTGCAGACGCTGTTTGTCACTTCGGCGCGCCATGGCCGCGGTGCGGCCGAGTTGACCCGCTTTCCCGAGTCGGGCTGCGTGTTTGCCATGCGCGTCAGCGTCCCCGGCCTGCCGGTCAACTTCTTTGTCGACTAA
- a CDS encoding sensor histidine kinase → MTTEDISFTDFIASSIHDMKNSLNVQVNGLETIADACRARFDDDTLAALGPIIHQAHRMNANLIQLLSLYKLGKSIYPVDIAEQSVADVIAETLLHNRSVMEFKGITMDVDCDEGCYWYFDRDLVTGILLNALNNAYSYTTDKIRIAARIEGGFLELRVEDNGRGYPDTMLQSDGMAANKGVNFSSGSTGLGFYFSSRVAQMHKNGARQGSLTIENGGAYGGGCFVVRLP, encoded by the coding sequence ATGACAACTGAAGATATCAGCTTCACTGATTTCATCGCCTCATCGATTCACGACATGAAGAATTCGCTGAATGTTCAGGTCAATGGCCTGGAAACCATCGCCGATGCCTGTCGGGCGCGCTTTGATGACGACACCCTGGCGGCACTGGGGCCCATCATCCATCAGGCGCACCGCATGAACGCCAACCTGATCCAGCTGCTCAGCCTCTACAAGCTCGGCAAATCGATTTACCCGGTGGACATTGCCGAACAGTCAGTCGCCGATGTGATCGCAGAAACCCTGCTGCACAACCGCTCGGTGATGGAGTTCAAGGGCATCACGATGGACGTGGATTGCGACGAGGGCTGCTACTGGTATTTTGACCGCGACCTGGTGACCGGCATCTTGCTCAACGCCCTGAACAACGCCTACAGCTACACCACCGACAAGATTCGCATCGCCGCCCGCATTGAAGGCGGATTCCTTGAGCTGCGGGTCGAAGACAACGGCCGGGGTTACCCCGACACCATGCTGCAAAGCGACGGTATGGCCGCCAACAAGGGGGTCAATTTTTCAAGCGGCAGCACCGGCCTGGGGTTTTATTTTTCTTCCCGCGTGGCCCAGATGCACAAAAACGGCGCTCGACAGGGTTCGCTCACGATAGAGAACGGCGGCGCCTATGGCGGCGGTTGTTTTGTCGTGCGCCTGCCCTAG